A genomic segment from Gilvibacter sp. SZ-19 encodes:
- a CDS encoding glycoside hydrolase family 31 protein, with protein MITNTELERKGNQFPGPITTFSKKADTFSIAADNGVLLQITVIRDSIFRFRYATEGNFPADFSYALDKNATHGYNHLEYSETPDTFIIKTAKLVLHIDRATMKKRIYDLDGTLINEDEAGFHWEFSYEHGSDIVKMSKHAQKMESYYGLGDKPMHFNLKGKRVENWVTDQYAFGKDQDPLYKAIPFYVGLHSDKAYGIFFDNTFRTFFDFCQERRDTTSFWAQGGEMNYYFIYGPGIDRVVSSYTDLTGKPEMPPLWALGFHQSKWSYYPESNVREVASKFRELRIPCDAIYLDIDYMDGFRCFTWNNEYFPDPKKMIDDLEADGFKTVAIIDPGIKIDKDYDIYNEALEKDYFCKRADGPLMKGKVWPGECNFPDFTNPKVREWWADLYHELIGETGVHGVWNDMNEPAVMEVPTKTFPLDVRHDYDGHPCSHRKAHNIYGMQMARATYHGVKKYTYPKRPFIITRSAYSGAQRYCSSWTGDNVATWEHLWVANQQIQRMCLSGMSFIGTDIGGFAEQPTGELFSRWIQLGVFHPFCRVHSSGDHGDQEPWSFDEEVTNIVRDYVELRYQLLPYLYTMFWEYAQEGIPMIKPLVYFDQEDHQTFYRTDEFIFGNDILVCPILEPNAQGRRMYIPRGLWYNYWSDEVVEGGKELWVDADINKIPLFVRSGSMIPKYPVQQYVGEKKVESLTLDVYYKEGKGQAKVYEDGQDGYDYKKGRFSLRSFKLTGKTNELIIQQHKEGKFVTDYDTITLKFHGLPFKVTAIELDNQLDTSIKFNGEATLQITKDFTELHLIGE; from the coding sequence ATGATCACAAATACCGAACTCGAACGGAAAGGGAACCAGTTTCCTGGGCCGATAACCACTTTTAGTAAAAAAGCAGACACCTTTAGCATAGCAGCAGATAATGGCGTACTGCTGCAGATCACTGTGATTCGGGACAGTATCTTCCGATTTCGCTATGCGACAGAAGGAAATTTCCCTGCGGATTTTAGCTATGCCTTAGATAAGAACGCTACCCACGGTTATAACCACTTGGAATATTCCGAAACGCCGGACACTTTTATCATAAAGACAGCCAAGTTAGTGTTGCATATAGATCGTGCGACCATGAAAAAGCGCATCTATGATCTGGACGGTACGTTGATCAACGAAGACGAAGCCGGTTTCCACTGGGAATTCAGCTACGAGCACGGCTCGGACATCGTTAAAATGAGCAAGCACGCCCAAAAGATGGAGAGTTACTACGGTTTGGGAGACAAGCCGATGCACTTTAACCTCAAAGGCAAGCGTGTGGAGAACTGGGTGACCGACCAATATGCTTTTGGGAAGGATCAGGATCCGCTCTACAAAGCCATACCCTTTTATGTGGGCTTGCATTCGGACAAGGCTTACGGAATATTCTTTGACAACACCTTTAGAACCTTTTTTGACTTTTGTCAAGAAAGACGAGATACCACAAGTTTTTGGGCACAGGGCGGAGAGATGAACTACTATTTCATTTACGGACCTGGTATTGACCGTGTGGTGAGCAGTTATACCGATCTTACCGGAAAGCCAGAAATGCCGCCACTCTGGGCGCTTGGCTTCCATCAGAGTAAGTGGAGTTATTATCCCGAAAGCAATGTACGCGAAGTAGCTAGCAAGTTCCGCGAATTGCGAATTCCTTGCGATGCGATCTATCTGGACATTGATTATATGGACGGATTCCGTTGTTTTACATGGAACAACGAATACTTCCCAGATCCGAAGAAAATGATAGACGACCTAGAAGCAGACGGCTTTAAAACGGTGGCTATCATCGATCCGGGAATCAAGATCGACAAGGATTACGATATTTACAACGAAGCCCTAGAAAAAGATTATTTCTGCAAACGTGCCGATGGCCCGCTAATGAAAGGAAAGGTTTGGCCGGGCGAATGTAACTTCCCGGATTTCACCAACCCAAAAGTACGTGAATGGTGGGCAGATCTATACCATGAGCTTATTGGCGAGACAGGAGTTCATGGCGTTTGGAACGATATGAACGAACCTGCTGTGATGGAAGTTCCTACCAAGACCTTCCCGCTCGATGTACGTCACGACTATGACGGGCATCCGTGTAGTCACCGCAAGGCACACAATATCTACGGTATGCAAATGGCCCGTGCTACCTATCACGGAGTGAAAAAATACACCTATCCGAAGCGTCCGTTTATCATTACGCGTTCTGCTTATTCTGGAGCCCAGCGTTATTGTTCTTCTTGGACTGGAGACAATGTTGCTACTTGGGAGCATCTCTGGGTAGCTAACCAGCAGATCCAGCGCATGTGTCTTTCGGGTATGTCCTTTATTGGAACCGATATCGGTGGATTTGCCGAGCAACCGACGGGTGAACTCTTTAGCCGTTGGATACAATTAGGCGTGTTCCATCCGTTCTGTCGCGTGCACTCTTCTGGAGATCATGGTGATCAGGAACCGTGGTCATTTGATGAAGAGGTAACCAATATTGTACGCGATTATGTAGAGCTGCGTTACCAGTTGTTACCTTACCTCTACACCATGTTCTGGGAATATGCACAAGAGGGTATTCCTATGATAAAACCTTTGGTTTACTTTGATCAGGAGGATCACCAGACCTTTTACCGTACCGACGAATTTATCTTCGGAAACGATATTCTGGTCTGTCCTATCTTGGAGCCGAATGCACAAGGGCGCCGTATGTATATCCCTCGTGGGCTTTGGTATAACTACTGGAGTGACGAAGTGGTCGAAGGTGGTAAAGAACTTTGGGTTGATGCAGATATCAATAAGATCCCACTCTTTGTGCGCAGCGGGTCTATGATCCCTAAATATCCTGTTCAGCAGTATGTTGGAGAGAAAAAAGTGGAATCTTTGACCTTAGACGTCTATTACAAGGAAGGCAAAGGACAAGCCAAGGTTTACGAAGACGGACAAGACGGCTACGACTACAAAAAAGGTCGTTTCAGTTTGCGCTCCTTTAAGCTGACGGGTAAAACCAACGAACTGATCATACAGCAACACAAAGAAGGTAAGTTTGTGACAGACTACGATACCATCACCTTAAAATTCCACGGTTTACCATTTAAAGTGACAGCTATAGAACTGGATAATCAATTGGATACCAGCATAAAATTCAATGGCGAAGCTACTTTACAGATCACCAAGGATTTTACAGAATTGCATCTTATCGGCGAATAA
- the glgB gene encoding 1,4-alpha-glucan branching protein GlgB produces MSKVIAHSFFSDFDIDLFKAGKHFKLYEKFGAHLTEVDGVQGVYFAVWAPAAKAVSVIGDFNYWLEGEHPLNIRWDASGIWEGFIPGVQKGAKYKYKIHSHHNDIKTEKADPFAFRTEHPPKTASIVWDAPYTWKDNNWLKERPKRNALDQPFSVYEVHLGSWMRNGAEDRPLTYIELATELVDYVKKMQFTHVEFMPIMEYPYDPSWGYQLTGYFSPTSRFGKPEDLKFLIDALHQAGIGVILDWVPSHFPEDAHGLGLFDGTHVYEHPDRKKGYHPDWKSLIFNYGRNEVRAFLISNALFWLDQYHADGLRVDAVASMLYLDYSREDGEWEPNQFGGRENLDAISFFKELNEAVYGEFPGVQTIAEESTSFPMVSKPTFLGGLGFGMKWMMGWMHDTLEYFKKEPIYRQHHQNDITFSLTYAFTENFMLPLSHDEVVYGKKSILDRMPGDTWQRFANLRLLYGCMFTHPGTKLLFMGGEFGQWGEWDYSKSLDWHLTEYDDHKNMQQYVAALNGLYRKEKALHEKQFSAEGYEWIDYTDNTNSVLAFIRKGNDPKDDLVIICNMTPVVRENYRIGLPQAGAYREIFNSDDPKFGGSGVVSTQRPKAEAIRSHNRDYSLAFTLPPLGIKVLKRVQSKS; encoded by the coding sequence ATGTCTAAGGTTATAGCACACAGTTTTTTCAGCGATTTTGACATTGACCTCTTTAAGGCGGGGAAACACTTTAAACTCTATGAGAAGTTTGGAGCGCATTTAACAGAGGTAGACGGTGTTCAAGGCGTGTATTTTGCCGTTTGGGCTCCTGCTGCCAAGGCAGTCTCTGTAATAGGAGATTTTAATTACTGGCTAGAAGGTGAGCATCCGCTCAACATACGCTGGGACGCCTCCGGAATATGGGAAGGCTTTATTCCCGGGGTACAAAAAGGTGCCAAATACAAATACAAGATCCACAGCCATCATAACGACATAAAGACCGAAAAGGCAGATCCTTTTGCCTTTAGAACAGAGCATCCGCCAAAGACAGCTTCTATTGTTTGGGATGCGCCTTACACTTGGAAAGACAATAACTGGCTTAAAGAACGACCTAAGCGCAACGCACTGGACCAGCCGTTCTCTGTTTATGAGGTACACTTAGGATCTTGGATGCGCAATGGTGCAGAAGACCGCCCATTGACCTATATCGAACTAGCTACAGAATTGGTCGATTATGTAAAGAAAATGCAGTTCACCCATGTGGAGTTCATGCCAATTATGGAATACCCTTACGATCCTTCTTGGGGCTACCAACTTACGGGCTACTTCTCTCCTACTTCGCGTTTTGGGAAGCCAGAAGATCTTAAATTTTTGATCGATGCGCTACATCAAGCTGGAATTGGTGTGATCTTGGATTGGGTGCCTTCGCACTTCCCAGAAGATGCTCACGGCCTTGGACTCTTTGATGGAACGCATGTATACGAACATCCCGACCGTAAAAAAGGATACCACCCAGACTGGAAGAGCTTGATCTTTAACTACGGACGCAACGAAGTACGCGCCTTCTTGATCAGTAATGCCCTGTTCTGGTTGGATCAATACCATGCAGACGGCCTGCGTGTAGATGCTGTAGCCTCTATGTTGTATCTGGATTATTCCAGAGAAGATGGGGAGTGGGAACCGAATCAATTCGGTGGCCGCGAGAACTTAGACGCGATCTCTTTTTTTAAAGAGCTCAATGAAGCTGTCTACGGCGAGTTCCCTGGCGTACAGACCATAGCCGAGGAATCTACCTCATTTCCTATGGTCTCTAAACCTACTTTTTTAGGCGGATTAGGCTTTGGAATGAAATGGATGATGGGCTGGATGCACGACACCTTGGAATATTTTAAGAAGGAGCCTATCTATCGCCAACATCACCAGAACGATATCACTTTTAGTCTAACCTACGCCTTTACAGAGAATTTTATGCTGCCGCTGAGCCATGACGAGGTGGTCTACGGTAAGAAATCTATACTAGACCGTATGCCAGGAGATACTTGGCAGCGTTTCGCCAATTTGCGATTACTCTACGGATGTATGTTTACCCACCCGGGAACCAAGCTACTCTTTATGGGAGGAGAATTCGGACAATGGGGTGAATGGGATTACAGCAAGAGCTTGGACTGGCACTTGACGGAATATGACGACCACAAGAATATGCAGCAATATGTAGCAGCCTTGAATGGACTCTATAGAAAAGAAAAGGCTTTACACGAAAAGCAATTCAGTGCAGAAGGTTACGAATGGATCGACTATACGGATAACACCAACTCGGTACTGGCCTTTATTAGAAAAGGAAACGACCCTAAAGACGATCTAGTAATTATCTGTAATATGACGCCGGTAGTACGTGAGAACTACCGCATAGGCCTGCCGCAAGCAGGCGCGTATAGAGAGATCTTCAATTCTGACGATCCGAAATTTGGAGGTAGCGGCGTTGTGAGCACTCAGCGACCTAAAGCCGAAGCTATCCGTTCTCACAACAGGGACTATTCGCTGGCCTTTACCCTGCCCCCATTGGGAATCAAGGTCCTGAAACGCGTCCAAAGCAAATCTTAA
- a CDS encoding trehalose synthase, translated as MAKAKSTVKSTTNFNVAWEALMDDPGFVKMFLSEVLERYIVQQRWYGGKSSKLKYIDLTEYFRIEQNEEVYYGLILEINFEEAFYQHYFLPIAFVTDENFAKEDRIMNLSIQGQEGFLIDAVNLEAFRKLVFERILHAQKGSEERVKYHRGESFVETQYESSRFMGMEQSNTSIIINERLVIKFFRRIYANKNPDYEMSRFLSDKKGFKNTPSYQGSINIIDSDNLIITIALMQGLVPNQGDAWEYMLDKLKGVFENLEHKNIKINQLPRTELFARLTIADVPPQIIDWAGLSLFLELQQLAKRTAEMHIALGSEFEETAFAPERFNGDYEVWLKNRLLYQFQNRLNTLENNLHKLDGLALDLAKDFLEQKNEIRKRFLTFNWTKLKGERLRVHGDYHLGQILVQNGDFYILDFEGEPESTIRDRKVKQPPLKDVAGLFRSFHYAIYATIFNEGEHFPYEQKELFAAGELLYRYMIGVFLNTYTDVVRNANINIGYEQERVFMLKYSMLEKAVYELGYEMNARPRWAVIPLEGIASIMNEN; from the coding sequence ATGGCCAAGGCTAAATCGACTGTAAAGAGCACAACCAACTTCAATGTTGCTTGGGAAGCCCTTATGGACGACCCAGGCTTTGTAAAGATGTTCCTATCCGAAGTATTGGAACGGTATATCGTACAGCAGCGTTGGTATGGTGGAAAGTCTAGTAAGCTCAAATATATCGACCTGACGGAATACTTCCGAATTGAACAAAACGAAGAGGTCTATTACGGACTGATCTTGGAGATCAATTTCGAAGAGGCTTTCTATCAGCATTATTTTTTACCGATCGCTTTTGTGACCGATGAGAACTTCGCTAAAGAAGATCGGATCATGAACTTGAGCATTCAAGGACAAGAAGGCTTTCTTATAGACGCTGTAAACCTCGAAGCCTTTAGAAAATTGGTCTTCGAACGAATTCTACACGCCCAGAAAGGGTCGGAAGAGCGCGTAAAATACCATCGTGGTGAATCTTTTGTAGAGACCCAATACGAGTCTTCTCGTTTTATGGGAATGGAGCAATCCAACACTTCGATAATCATCAACGAACGCTTGGTGATCAAATTCTTCCGCAGGATCTACGCCAATAAGAATCCGGACTACGAGATGTCTCGCTTCTTGTCTGACAAAAAAGGTTTCAAGAATACACCGAGTTATCAGGGAAGTATCAACATCATTGACTCGGACAACCTAATCATCACCATAGCCCTGATGCAAGGCTTGGTTCCCAACCAAGGCGACGCTTGGGAATATATGCTGGATAAACTCAAAGGCGTCTTTGAGAATCTGGAACATAAAAACATAAAGATAAACCAACTGCCGCGCACCGAGTTGTTTGCCCGGTTGACCATAGCCGACGTGCCGCCACAGATCATCGACTGGGCTGGACTCAGTTTGTTCTTGGAATTACAACAGTTGGCCAAGCGCACTGCAGAGATGCATATTGCACTGGGCTCTGAGTTCGAAGAAACGGCCTTTGCCCCGGAACGCTTTAATGGAGATTACGAGGTTTGGTTAAAGAACCGTTTGCTGTATCAGTTCCAAAACCGACTGAATACACTTGAGAACAACCTGCATAAGTTAGATGGCTTGGCCTTGGATCTGGCAAAAGACTTCTTGGAACAGAAGAACGAGATCAGAAAGCGTTTTTTAACCTTCAACTGGACCAAACTCAAAGGAGAGCGTTTACGCGTCCACGGAGATTACCACTTAGGGCAAATCCTTGTTCAAAATGGTGATTTTTATATCCTCGATTTCGAAGGAGAACCAGAAAGCACCATCCGCGACAGAAAGGTAAAACAACCCCCACTTAAGGATGTGGCCGGTTTGTTCCGCTCTTTCCACTATGCCATTTACGCTACTATCTTTAACGAAGGAGAGCATTTCCCTTACGAGCAAAAAGAGCTGTTCGCAGCCGGAGAATTGCTTTACCGTTATATGATCGGCGTCTTTTTGAACACTTATACGGATGTAGTTCGCAATGCCAACATTAACATTGGTTACGAGCAGGAACGCGTTTTTATGCTCAAATACTCCATGTTAGAAAAGGCGGTTTACGAACTCGGTTACGAAATGAATGCGCGTCCGCGCTGGGCGGTGATTCCTCTAGAAGGGATCGCATCAATAATGAATGAAAACTAA
- a CDS encoding alpha-1,4-glucan--maltose-1-phosphate maltosyltransferase has translation MNQSRVIIENVRPQLEGGAHAIKSIVGEYIPVTATVVGDGHDVIAASLRYKHQSEKKWSETRMQATGNDQWAAGFATDKQGAYQYKIEAWVDHALNWQHGIERKIDDKQHVNSELLEGAEYLTEVAKQANASEKKYLNELIAAFKDAGQYEKAVQEAVSQKLHELLFKYPLKSLVNESASLEAYADREKARFSTWYEFFPRSASKVAGQHGTFKDCEALLPRVAKMGFDVLYFPPVHPIGRINRKGKNNSTEAQDGDVGSPWGIGAEEGGHKSLHPDLGNEADFKSLVDKAKELGIEIAMDFALQAAPDHPWVKSNPEWFKWRPDGTVQYAENPPKKYQDILPIHFESKDWKNLWQEMLDCAMYWVEEFGIRIFRVDNPHTKPFYFWGWLMAEVKKKYPDVLFLSEAFTRPAVMHQLAKQGFSQSYTYFTWRNNKQELIEYVEELTKTDQKYFFRPNFWPNTPDINPWALQGGNEAIHLSRYFLAATLSSNTGLYGPVYEFMVSDAVPGKEEYWDSEKYQLRHWNWDAENKLTTLISKINHIRHQHASLQQTNNIKFLSVENEQLLTYYKSDANGQDETLMVANLDPYYPQSGWIELPLEEMGVAEGHSITVHDLITESSYIWNKRWNFVELHPALPFHLFKIKK, from the coding sequence ATGAATCAAAGTCGCGTAATTATTGAAAATGTACGTCCGCAGTTAGAAGGCGGAGCCCATGCCATTAAGAGCATCGTTGGCGAGTACATTCCGGTAACTGCAACTGTAGTTGGCGATGGGCACGATGTTATCGCCGCTTCGCTACGCTACAAGCATCAATCCGAAAAAAAATGGAGTGAAACCCGAATGCAGGCTACCGGTAATGATCAGTGGGCGGCTGGCTTTGCAACGGACAAACAAGGAGCATATCAGTACAAAATTGAAGCCTGGGTAGATCACGCTTTAAACTGGCAGCACGGCATAGAACGCAAGATCGATGATAAGCAGCACGTGAACTCTGAACTACTTGAGGGTGCCGAGTATCTGACTGAAGTTGCCAAACAAGCCAATGCCTCCGAAAAGAAATACTTAAACGAACTCATTGCAGCCTTCAAAGATGCTGGACAATATGAAAAAGCAGTTCAAGAGGCCGTTTCTCAAAAGCTTCACGAACTGCTTTTTAAATATCCACTCAAGAGTTTGGTAAATGAGTCTGCCTCTCTCGAGGCTTATGCAGACCGCGAGAAAGCCCGCTTTAGTACCTGGTATGAGTTCTTCCCGAGATCTGCCTCTAAAGTAGCTGGACAACATGGAACATTTAAAGACTGTGAGGCCCTTTTGCCACGCGTAGCAAAAATGGGCTTTGACGTTTTGTACTTCCCTCCTGTTCACCCAATAGGACGCATAAACCGAAAAGGAAAGAACAACAGCACCGAGGCTCAAGATGGGGATGTAGGATCTCCTTGGGGTATTGGGGCTGAAGAAGGCGGACACAAAAGTTTACACCCAGACTTGGGCAATGAAGCCGATTTCAAGTCTTTGGTGGACAAAGCCAAAGAACTAGGCATAGAAATAGCCATGGATTTTGCCTTACAGGCCGCTCCAGATCATCCTTGGGTGAAATCAAACCCAGAGTGGTTCAAATGGCGTCCAGACGGTACGGTGCAATACGCGGAGAACCCTCCGAAGAAATATCAAGACATACTCCCTATCCATTTTGAAAGCAAGGATTGGAAGAACCTTTGGCAAGAAATGCTCGACTGCGCCATGTATTGGGTAGAAGAATTCGGGATCCGCATCTTTAGAGTGGATAATCCGCATACCAAGCCTTTTTATTTCTGGGGATGGCTAATGGCAGAGGTCAAGAAGAAATACCCAGATGTATTGTTCCTATCCGAAGCATTTACACGCCCAGCCGTGATGCATCAACTGGCCAAGCAAGGCTTTAGCCAATCCTATACGTACTTTACCTGGCGTAACAACAAGCAAGAGCTGATCGAGTATGTGGAAGAGTTGACCAAGACCGATCAGAAATACTTCTTTAGACCAAATTTCTGGCCTAACACTCCAGATATCAACCCATGGGCCTTACAAGGTGGTAACGAGGCCATACACTTGAGCCGTTATTTCCTAGCCGCTACCCTAAGCTCTAATACCGGGCTTTACGGACCGGTTTATGAATTTATGGTGAGCGATGCGGTCCCTGGGAAAGAAGAATACTGGGATTCTGAAAAGTACCAATTACGCCACTGGAATTGGGATGCAGAAAACAAACTGACCACCTTGATCAGCAAGATCAATCACATCAGACACCAACACGCCTCGCTACAACAGACCAACAACATCAAATTCTTAAGTGTAGAGAACGAGCAACTCCTGACCTACTATAAGAGTGATGCAAATGGGCAAGATGAAACCCTGATGGTGGCGAATCTAGATCCTTATTACCCACAAAGCGGTTGGATAGAACTTCCACTAGAAGAAATGGGCGTGGCAGAAGGGCATTCCATCACCGTACACGACCTCATTACAGAGAGCAGCTATATCTGGAACAAGCGCTGGAATTTTGTAGAGCTGCATCCTGCACTACCTTTTCATTTGTTTAAAATCAAAAAGTAA
- a CDS encoding DUF2147 domain-containing protein, giving the protein MKRRSLLFTVLFLLTHVVLTAQNSGKGPDAVLGRYWTPTKNAKIEIYKEGAKYYGKTVWTERSGVDTLNPDPKKRNQSLLGLVFLTDFTYDDGKYVDGQIYDPQNGNIYSCKMWLEPDGDLKARGYIGISLFGRTEVFEKIEE; this is encoded by the coding sequence ATGAAAAGAAGATCGCTATTATTCACTGTACTTTTCTTACTAACCCATGTTGTCTTAACGGCTCAAAATTCTGGCAAAGGTCCAGATGCCGTACTTGGACGTTATTGGACCCCTACTAAAAATGCTAAAATCGAAATCTACAAAGAAGGAGCTAAGTATTACGGGAAGACCGTTTGGACAGAAAGATCGGGAGTAGACACCTTGAATCCAGATCCAAAAAAGCGCAACCAATCCCTACTGGGCCTAGTTTTCTTGACCGATTTTACATACGATGACGGAAAATATGTGGATGGACAGATCTACGATCCGCAGAATGGAAACATCTATTCCTGTAAAATGTGGTTAGAACCAGACGGCGATCTCAAAGCCAGAGGATATATCGGCATCTCACTATTCGGTCGGACAGAAGTCTTTGAAAAGATAGAAGAATAG
- a CDS encoding SOS response-associated peptidase, whose product MCYDIKASLESQLKRAKRNNDLAAILEIEQKLAPYTDLPAHHKSGFAHPKLLIYTAVEPFKPIIAHWGLIPHWVKDSELKNKLWNSTINARGETLAEKPSFRDAYKSKRCLVYLDGFYEHHHQDGETYPFYIYQNDESPLCVAGLWSEWTDRDSGEVWTTFSLVTTKANSMMAKIHNNPKAKEARMPVLLNEAEAELWLNADANQPVQKEALAALIRPWTGSDLAAHPVAKLRGKNYQGNIPEITEKVHYDELKLTL is encoded by the coding sequence ATGTGTTACGATATAAAAGCCAGTCTGGAATCTCAACTCAAGCGAGCCAAACGCAACAATGATCTTGCTGCTATTTTGGAGATCGAACAGAAACTAGCGCCATATACCGACCTACCGGCACATCATAAAAGTGGATTTGCGCATCCTAAACTTCTTATTTATACCGCTGTGGAGCCGTTTAAACCAATTATTGCTCATTGGGGCCTTATCCCCCATTGGGTTAAAGATTCTGAACTAAAGAACAAACTTTGGAACTCCACCATAAACGCCCGTGGAGAAACCTTGGCAGAGAAACCCTCCTTTAGAGATGCCTATAAAAGCAAACGCTGCTTGGTCTATTTGGATGGCTTTTACGAACATCACCATCAAGACGGTGAGACCTATCCCTTTTATATCTATCAAAATGACGAAAGTCCTTTGTGTGTAGCCGGCTTATGGAGCGAATGGACAGACCGCGACAGTGGCGAGGTTTGGACCACCTTTAGTCTAGTGACGACAAAGGCAAATAGCATGATGGCCAAGATCCATAATAATCCTAAGGCTAAGGAGGCTCGCATGCCTGTGCTTTTAAATGAAGCCGAAGCAGAGCTGTGGTTAAATGCAGATGCTAATCAGCCAGTACAAAAAGAAGCCTTGGCTGCACTTATTCGGCCATGGACAGGATCAGATTTAGCGGCACATCCGGTGGCTAAATTACGCGGCAAGAATTATCAGGGAAACATACCAGAGATCACCGAGAAAGTCCATTACGACGAATTAAAATTAACCCTATGA
- a CDS encoding CIA30 family protein, which translates to MITKASVLIAVITMWATQPLLLDFGTTGNNQEWFALNDNVMGGVSSGKLRYTPSSFVFEGQVSLENNGGFASARGPFEAMDLSKFSTVIIKYRSSGMDFALSLNNSRLWYRPNYKSKLPNTNGQWKIINLDINAFKEYRVGKETGNSIDKKVLQKIIRLGIISDEKRAGIYSIEVDFIKFS; encoded by the coding sequence ATGATTACAAAAGCATCGGTATTAATTGCCGTAATTACTATGTGGGCAACACAACCCTTATTACTGGACTTTGGAACAACTGGGAACAATCAGGAATGGTTCGCTCTCAATGATAATGTCATGGGCGGAGTTTCTAGTGGTAAGTTACGCTATACCCCGAGCAGTTTTGTTTTTGAAGGACAGGTCTCTTTAGAGAACAATGGTGGTTTTGCCTCCGCCAGAGGCCCGTTTGAAGCCATGGACCTCTCAAAATTCAGCACAGTGATCATTAAATATCGGTCTAGCGGTATGGACTTTGCGCTCAGTCTAAACAACAGCAGACTTTGGTATCGTCCAAATTACAAGTCCAAATTACCGAATACAAATGGCCAGTGGAAGATCATCAATCTAGATATAAATGCCTTTAAGGAGTATCGCGTTGGCAAAGAAACCGGTAATTCTATAGATAAAAAGGTTTTACAAAAGATCATTCGTTTAGGTATAATCTCCGATGAAAAACGCGCAGGGATTTACAGTATAGAGGTAGATTTTATCAAGTTCAGTTAA